ACCTGTAATCATATGATGCCTCCCGGGCGTCTTAAATTATTGTGTCGGCCATATCCCGGCCAATTGGTAAAACCATTGTTGCCTGAGTGTATATATACCAGCCAAATAGGGGTCATTCCTTGACCTACATCAATAAAAACCACACCACAAAGAGGGTCATGATGGGAAATACTTGTTTAATATCAAGTTATGCCGCGTGAATCTCTAAAAATATTTTGTGTTTTCTCAAATTTTTTTAAGTCTGAGCCCGCGTTTATGCCCACATATTTTATTCCGTGAAGAGAAGCGGTTAAGCTTAGGATCACTAAAAGAGGCAGGAGACCGGAATGACCACTTCGCAAACATGGCACGACGTGCTGGCTGAAGAGAAAAAGCAGCCCTACTTTACTAATACGCTTAACGCAGTAGCCGCCGAACGCGAGGCTGGCGTGACGGTTTACCCGCCACAGAAGGATGTGTTCAACGCCTTTCGCTTCACCGAGCTGGGGGATGTGAAGGTGGTGATCCTCGGTCAGGATCCCTATCACGGGCCGGGACAGGCACACGGCCTGGCCTTCTCCGTCCGCCCCGGCGTCGCTACGCCCCCGTCGCTGCTCAATATGTACAAAGAGCTGGAGAGCTCAATTCCGGGATTTACCCGGCCGACGCACGGCTATCTGGAGAGCTGGGCACGTCAGGGTGTGCTGTTGCTCAACACGGTGCTGACCGTGCGCGCAGGCCATGCGCACTCTCATGCCAGCCTCGGCTGGGAGACCTTTACCGATAAGGTGATTGCTCTGATTAACGAGCACCGTGAGAACGTTGTGTTTTTACTGTGGGGATCCCACGCGCAGAAGAAAGGGGCGATTATTGACGGCCAGCGCCACCATATCCTGAAAGCGCCTCACCCTTCACCGCTGTCGGCGCACCGGGGATTTTTTGGCTGTCACCATTTTGTACTGGCTAATGAGTGGCTGGAGCAGCACGGCGAGAAGCCGATTGACTGGATGCCGATTCTGCCGGCAGAGAGCGAATAGCGAAGGGATTGGGCCCGGCGGCGCGATGCCTGCCGGGCCTGGAAAGCGTTACGCTTTGTTCTGACGCCACCACTCGGCGAGCAGAACGCCGGTCGCCACGGAGACGTTAAGGCTTTCAACGTTGCCGGTGCCCGGAATAGCAAGACTCAGATCGGCGCTGGCCATCGCCGCATCGGAGAGACCGTCACGCTCCTGGCCTAACACCAGCACCATCTTCTTCGGCATCTCGGCCTGATAAAGCGGCGTACCTTCATGGCTGGAGGTGGTCACAATGGTGTAGCCCGCTTTGCGGAAGGCATCCAGCGCATCGAGCACGCTGTCACCGGTTATCGCCTGCACGTGCTCGGCCCCGCCCTCAGCGGTACGTACCGCTGCGCCAGACTCGATAATTCCCGCGTCCTGCAGCACCACCCCTTTCACGCCGAAGTGTGCGCAGCTACGCATCATCGCGCCGAGGTTGTGCGGGTTGCCTACATCCTCCAGCGCCAGGACGCAATCCTGCTCGCCCGCCTGGCTCACCCACTGCTGCACGGAGATACCGCTACGCTTTTTGATAATAAAGCAGACGCCACCGTGGTGTTCGGTTCCGGACGCTTTTGCCAGCTCGGCCTCGTCTACCACATGGTAGGCCTTGCGGTTAGCTGCCATCCAGCGCAGCGCCTCTTTGAAGCGCGGCGTCACGCTCTGGACAAACCAGGCGCGGACGATGCAATCCGGGCGGCTCTGGAACAGCGCCTGACAGGCGTTTTCACCGTAAACGCGTGTCTCTTCAGCGCGCTGGCGACGGATCACTTCAGGATCGATAACCGGCTTGCCGCTGGCTGACTCCTCCTCGTCCCTTACCGATTCGCTAACAGGCGGGCGGGAGACGGTGCGCCACGGCGATCCGCCGTCACGCTCGTTATCACGGTCACGATCGCGACCAAAAGGTTTTCTCTCATCGCGGGCGGGGCGACGGCCACCGTCTGCACGAGACGATCCCGGACGTCCGCCCCCCTTCCCGGTACGCGGGTTATGGGTACGTTTATCAGAATCATCATC
Above is a genomic segment from Enterobacter sp. C2 containing:
- the ung gene encoding uracil-DNA glycosylase: MTTSQTWHDVLAEEKKQPYFTNTLNAVAAEREAGVTVYPPQKDVFNAFRFTELGDVKVVILGQDPYHGPGQAHGLAFSVRPGVATPPSLLNMYKELESSIPGFTRPTHGYLESWARQGVLLLNTVLTVRAGHAHSHASLGWETFTDKVIALINEHRENVVFLLWGSHAQKKGAIIDGQRHHILKAPHPSPLSAHRGFFGCHHFVLANEWLEQHGEKPIDWMPILPAESE
- a CDS encoding tRNA/rRNA methyltransferase; this encodes MNDELKNKSGKVKVMYVRSDDDSDKRTHNPRTGKGGGRPGSSRADGGRRPARDERKPFGRDRDRDNERDGGSPWRTVSRPPVSESVRDEEESASGKPVIDPEVIRRQRAEETRVYGENACQALFQSRPDCIVRAWFVQSVTPRFKEALRWMAANRKAYHVVDEAELAKASGTEHHGGVCFIIKKRSGISVQQWVSQAGEQDCVLALEDVGNPHNLGAMMRSCAHFGVKGVVLQDAGIIESGAAVRTAEGGAEHVQAITGDSVLDALDAFRKAGYTIVTTSSHEGTPLYQAEMPKKMVLVLGQERDGLSDAAMASADLSLAIPGTGNVESLNVSVATGVLLAEWWRQNKA